Below is a genomic region from Armatimonadota bacterium.
CCGCGAACTTGATCGAGAAGAACCCTCCGAACCCGCAGCACTGGCCGGCGTCAGGAAGTTCCACCAGGCGCAGATCACGCACCGCCCGGAGCAGGCCGAGCGGCTCTTCCCGCAGTCCCAGCCCACGCAGGCCGTGGCAGGACGGGTGGTAAGTGACGGTGGCGGGAAAACGGGCGCCCAGGTCGTCAACGCCCAGCACGCGAACCAAATACTCGCTCAGTTCATATGTGCGGGAGGCGACGGACCGCGCCAGAACACCCAGCGCCGGCTCATCGCGAAACAGGTGCGGGTACCACTCGCGCACCATGTCCGCGCAGGAACCCGACGGCGCCACGATGGCCGGCGCATCGGCGAACACGTCCAGGAACCGCCGCCCCAGTACGCGCGCCTCTTCCTGGAACCCGTTGTTGAACGCCGCCTGGCCACAGCAGGTCTGTTCCGCCGGAAACGCCACGGCGCAGCCGGCGCGTTCCAGCACGCGCACCGTGGCCTCGCCCACGCGCGGGTAGAGTTGGTCAACCAGACAGGTGACGAAGAGCGCTACCGGCTTCACTGTCTCCGGTCGCTATCTCACAGGAATGCCGCTGCCTCAGCAGAAGCGGCTCCCTTCGGCAGCCGGACTCCCTCGGCTGATAGGACCGCCTCCAGCGCGCCGAGAAGCA
It encodes:
- a CDS encoding (Fe-S)-binding protein gives rise to the protein MKPVALFVTCLVDQLYPRVGEATVRVLERAGCAVAFPAEQTCCGQAAFNNGFQEEARVLGRRFLDVFADAPAIVAPSGSCADMVREWYPHLFRDEPALGVLARSVASRTYELSEYLVRVLGVDDLGARFPATVTYHPSCHGLRGLGLREEPLGLLRAVRDLRLVELPDAGQCCGFGGFFSIKFAALSGAMLSVKLDNIEASGAEVVTATDVSCLMHISGGLSRRGSRVRALHLAEILAGS